The following proteins are co-located in the Mesorhizobium sp. M1E.F.Ca.ET.045.02.1.1 genome:
- the fdnG gene encoding formate dehydrogenase-N subunit alpha — translation MNLELSRRALLQTAGAGLAGTALGAFGFADIEAAHAAAIRSFKLANTTETRNTCPYCSVACGIILYSKGDLRKGEKADITHIEGDTDHPTNRGTLCPKGSALLGFVKSPTRLQHPMVRKPGSDKFEPISWEDALGRIARLMKDDRDKNFVARNNDGVTVNRWISTGFLAASASTNETAFATYKVVRSAGMLVFDNQARVUHGPTVASLAPTFGRGAMTNSWTDIRNTDLVVIMGGNAAEAHPCGFKWVTEAKANRGAKLIVIDPRFTRSASVSDLYAPIRQGTDIAFLLGLINYCIQHDKVQWDYVKSFTNATYVVKEGFTYKDGLFSGYDEAKRDYDKSSWDYDIGPDGFAVVDETLQNPRCVWNLLKNHVSVYAPEMVERICGTPKEKFLKVAAMVAETSSPTKAMTSMYALGWTQHSKGSQNIRAMAMLQLVLGNIGIRGGGMNALRGHSNIQGLTDLGLMSNLLPGYLTLPTQKEPDLAAYMSTRGFKPLRPNQMSYWQNYKKFFVSFQKSMWGDAATPENDFAYDYLPKLDLPGYDLLRAFELMHQGKMNGYFCQGFNPLQAAPNKKKVIESLSKLKFLVIMDPLDTETGRFWENHGPYNDVDPTKIQTEVYQLPSTCFAEDDGSLVNSGRWLQWHWAGGTPPGEAKRDTWIMAQLHLRLKELYAKEGGAFPDPIVKLNWPYADPGDPKAEELAQEINGRALARVTDTADPTKVLAEAGKLLPAFAALRDDGSTACGCWIYSGCFNENGNNMARRDTSDPDDAGFYSKWAFSWPANRRILYNRASADLTGKPWDPSRKVIAWDGQKWSGYDVPDIVPTAKPDQVGPFIMNPEGVSRLFTRGMMRDGPFPAHYEPFESPIVNPVAPKVRGNPAARVFEGDMAQFAEAASKEFPYAATSYRLTEHFHFWTKHVIVNAVMQPEFFVEISEQLAAEKGITKGGWVRVWSKRGSVVAKAMVTKRIKPLTCDGKIVHIVGIPLHWGFTGAAKKGFGPNMLTPFVGDANIETPEYKAFLVNIEPAPGPVA, via the coding sequence ATGAATCTTGAACTCTCACGGCGCGCGTTGCTGCAGACGGCAGGCGCGGGTCTCGCCGGCACGGCGTTAGGGGCTTTCGGCTTCGCCGACATCGAGGCCGCGCATGCGGCGGCGATCCGGTCCTTCAAGCTCGCCAACACGACCGAGACGCGCAACACCTGCCCGTACTGCTCGGTGGCCTGCGGCATAATCCTGTATTCGAAAGGCGATCTCAGGAAGGGCGAAAAGGCCGACATCACTCATATCGAGGGCGATACCGACCACCCGACCAATCGCGGCACTCTGTGCCCCAAGGGGTCCGCTCTGCTCGGTTTCGTGAAGTCTCCGACCCGCCTGCAGCATCCGATGGTCCGCAAGCCCGGGTCCGACAAGTTCGAGCCGATTAGCTGGGAAGACGCGCTCGGTCGCATCGCCCGATTGATGAAGGACGATCGCGACAAGAACTTCGTCGCGAGGAACAATGATGGCGTGACGGTCAACCGGTGGATCTCCACCGGATTCCTTGCCGCCTCGGCTTCGACCAATGAAACCGCGTTCGCGACCTACAAGGTGGTGCGCAGCGCGGGAATGCTGGTGTTCGACAACCAGGCGCGTGTCTGACACGGCCCGACGGTGGCGAGTCTCGCCCCAACATTCGGCCGCGGCGCAATGACCAATTCCTGGACCGACATCAGGAATACGGATCTTGTTGTGATCATGGGCGGCAATGCCGCGGAAGCGCATCCTTGCGGCTTCAAATGGGTCACGGAAGCGAAGGCCAACCGCGGCGCCAAGCTTATCGTCATCGACCCGCGCTTCACGCGCTCGGCTTCGGTGTCGGACCTTTACGCACCGATCCGCCAGGGAACGGACATCGCCTTCCTGCTCGGCCTGATCAACTACTGTATCCAGCACGACAAGGTGCAATGGGACTATGTGAAGTCCTTCACCAACGCGACCTATGTCGTCAAGGAGGGTTTCACCTACAAGGACGGCCTCTTCTCCGGCTATGACGAGGCGAAGCGGGACTACGACAAGTCCAGTTGGGACTATGACATAGGTCCGGACGGCTTTGCCGTCGTCGACGAGACGCTGCAGAATCCACGCTGCGTCTGGAACCTCCTGAAGAACCACGTCTCCGTCTATGCGCCGGAGATGGTCGAGCGCATCTGCGGCACGCCGAAGGAGAAGTTCCTGAAGGTGGCCGCGATGGTCGCGGAGACCTCTTCGCCGACCAAGGCGATGACGTCGATGTACGCGCTCGGCTGGACCCAGCACTCGAAGGGCTCGCAGAACATCCGCGCCATGGCGATGCTGCAGCTTGTTCTCGGCAATATCGGCATTCGCGGAGGCGGCATGAACGCGCTTCGCGGCCACTCCAACATCCAGGGGCTGACCGACCTTGGGCTGATGTCGAACCTGCTGCCCGGCTACCTCACGCTGCCGACGCAGAAGGAGCCGGATCTGGCGGCCTACATGTCGACGCGCGGTTTCAAGCCGCTGCGGCCGAACCAGATGAGCTATTGGCAGAACTACAAGAAGTTCTTCGTCAGCTTCCAGAAGTCGATGTGGGGCGATGCGGCAACGCCGGAGAACGACTTCGCCTATGACTACCTGCCGAAGCTCGACTTGCCGGGCTACGACCTGCTGCGCGCTTTCGAGCTCATGCACCAGGGCAAGATGAACGGCTATTTCTGCCAGGGCTTCAACCCGCTGCAGGCGGCCCCGAACAAGAAGAAGGTGATCGAGTCCCTTTCGAAGCTCAAATTCCTCGTCATCATGGATCCGCTGGACACGGAGACGGGGCGGTTCTGGGAGAACCATGGGCCGTATAACGATGTCGATCCGACGAAGATCCAGACGGAAGTCTACCAGCTGCCCTCGACCTGCTTCGCCGAGGACGACGGCTCGCTGGTCAATTCAGGGCGCTGGCTGCAGTGGCATTGGGCCGGCGGCACCCCCCCCGGCGAAGCCAAGCGCGATACCTGGATCATGGCGCAGCTTCATCTGCGCCTGAAGGAGCTCTACGCCAAGGAAGGCGGCGCTTTCCCCGATCCGATCGTCAAGCTCAACTGGCCTTATGCCGATCCCGGCGATCCGAAGGCCGAGGAGCTGGCCCAGGAGATCAACGGCCGGGCACTCGCAAGGGTGACCGACACGGCCGACCCGACGAAGGTGCTGGCCGAGGCCGGCAAGCTGCTGCCGGCCTTTGCCGCGCTGCGTGACGACGGCTCGACCGCCTGCGGCTGCTGGATCTATTCCGGCTGCTTCAACGAGAACGGCAACAACATGGCAAGGCGCGATACGTCCGATCCGGACGACGCCGGTTTCTACTCGAAATGGGCGTTCTCATGGCCTGCCAACCGCCGCATCCTCTACAACAGGGCGTCGGCTGACCTCACTGGAAAACCTTGGGATCCGAGCCGCAAAGTGATCGCATGGGACGGCCAGAAATGGTCGGGTTACGACGTACCTGATATTGTGCCGACCGCGAAGCCCGATCAGGTCGGCCCGTTCATCATGAACCCGGAAGGCGTCTCGCGTCTCTTTACCCGGGGCATGATGCGCGACGGACCGTTCCCGGCCCATTACGAGCCGTTCGAGTCGCCGATCGTCAATCCGGTCGCGCCCAAAGTCCGCGGCAATCCGGCCGCCCGTGTATTCGAGGGCGACATGGCCCAGTTTGCCGAAGCGGCTTCCAAGGAGTTCCCCTATGCGGCGACCTCGTACCGCCTGACCGAGCATTTCCACTTCTGGACCAAGCACGTCATCGTCAATGCGGTGATGCAGCCGGAGTTCTTCGTGGAGATTTCGGAACAGCTGGCGGCCGAGAAGGGGATCACCAAAGGCGGCTGGGTCCGCGTCTGGTCGAAGCGCGGTTCGGTCGTGGCGAAGGCCATGGTGACCAAGCGGATCAAGCCGCTCACCTGCGACGGCAAGATCGTCCATATCGTCGGCATTCCGCTGCACTGGGGCTTCACCGGAGCGGCGAAGAAAGGCTTCGGCCCGAACATGCTCACTCCCTTTGTCGGCGACGCCAATATCGAGACGCCCGAGTACAAGGCGTTCCTGGTCAATATCGAGCCCGCACCAGGGCCGGTGGCATAG
- a CDS encoding glycine zipper 2TM domain-containing protein, whose amino-acid sequence MKRSIVAIVLSGTFALTACQSSSDSTVREHNSEFGCIAGTVGGAVVGALIGSTIGGGSGRVLAEAVGVGGGGYLGNQLACQ is encoded by the coding sequence ATGAAGAGATCTATCGTGGCAATCGTGCTCTCGGGCACTTTCGCGCTTACGGCGTGCCAGTCCTCATCGGATTCGACCGTTCGAGAGCACAACTCAGAATTCGGCTGCATCGCCGGAACGGTCGGCGGCGCCGTCGTCGGTGCCCTGATCGGCAGCACCATTGGCGGCGGCAGCGGTCGCGTCCTCGCCGAGGCTGTCGGTGTTGGCGGCGGCGGCTATCTCGGTAACCAGCTTGCCTGCCAATGA
- a CDS encoding ABC transporter ATP-binding protein: MSRVFATIARRFIPFEPMADVMRPGEKFPGFVRRASGMHQVYVSVIAILVALANFIPIDLQRRIVDVAIADKNVRALLALGSLYLAAILLHAGLKYALIVYQGWVGESVVKTARDQLAVVATQRSAREHARSGQTAGIIGNEIDYVGAFVGTSISECVVNITIMISVISYMIYMQPVIALVSGVSLLPQILLALYMQKDLNTLVERQVALVRKLGNQAVNSFASHSTKRRAAFRTIRTIFSNRIEFYLLRFGLKTSMNVANAMGSLMVLIVGGYLVIRGQTTIGTIVAFISGFQRLSEPTGELLDFYRDYSQAKVQFRMIIQWVDGDHPAQTGSPISAGVSGLT; this comes from the coding sequence GTGAGCAGAGTTTTCGCGACAATTGCGCGGCGCTTCATCCCGTTTGAGCCGATGGCCGACGTGATGCGCCCTGGCGAGAAGTTTCCCGGCTTTGTCCGGCGCGCCAGCGGCATGCATCAGGTCTATGTCAGCGTGATCGCAATTTTGGTTGCCTTGGCCAACTTTATCCCCATCGACCTGCAGAGACGGATCGTCGATGTGGCGATTGCCGACAAGAACGTACGGGCGCTTCTGGCGCTCGGCAGCCTGTATCTTGCGGCTATACTCCTGCATGCGGGGCTGAAATACGCCCTGATCGTCTATCAGGGCTGGGTCGGAGAGAGCGTGGTGAAGACGGCCCGCGACCAACTCGCTGTCGTCGCCACGCAGAGGTCCGCGCGCGAGCATGCAAGGAGTGGCCAGACCGCCGGCATCATCGGCAACGAGATCGACTATGTTGGCGCATTTGTCGGCACCAGCATCTCTGAATGCGTAGTCAACATCACGATAATGATCTCCGTCATATCTTACATGATCTACATGCAGCCGGTGATCGCTCTGGTCAGCGGCGTGTCACTTCTGCCGCAGATCCTGCTTGCGCTTTACATGCAGAAGGACCTGAACACACTCGTGGAACGGCAGGTCGCGCTGGTCCGAAAGCTTGGCAACCAGGCAGTCAATTCCTTCGCCAGTCACTCGACGAAGCGCCGAGCAGCCTTTCGCACCATACGCACGATCTTCAGCAACCGCATCGAATTCTATTTGTTGAGGTTCGGGCTGAAGACGTCAATGAATGTAGCCAACGCGATGGGGTCGCTGATGGTCCTGATCGTTGGCGGCTATCTTGTGATCCGCGGGCAGACGACGATCGGCACGATCGTCGCCTTCATTTCGGGCTTCCAACGCTTGTCGGAACCCACGGGAGAACTTCTCGACTTCTATCGCGACTATTCGCAAGCGAAAGTGCAATTCCGGATGATCATCCAGTGGGTCGACGGCGATCATCCCGCGCAGACCGGATCGCCCATATCTGCCGGGGTTTCAGGGCTCACTTAA
- a CDS encoding mechanosensitive ion channel family protein encodes MTNIPWSSFLAWAAVVVLGYPLVTLVLSEVTRRMEGSETTRPLKVIQNAVLPAVALWVLIHKLSSLPSDGVAFKVIDTIVGILVLYAVLLIGQTVLLAARRAVDGRAQAPRLFHELGAVFIVIVGGAFIISTVWDIKLTTLFGALGVGSVVLGLALQSVIGGLANGLIVLSGRHFAIGDWLRLDQGYAKVVQVDWRAVTLEAGGERIAVPSSKIAGDTLRIVRNGQPFGAGTSIVVPSAYPPDQVIAALTEAARSIPESIGPDSASCQVAEWTAGGIRYAVGVLVDEPGKIGRACNTLLDRIWHVLPRHGISLMRTGDGKVVEVIGGALDWGVTAEERVRLIVNSGALRGPVTGIEELAEASRIERYAPGELLLAHGAPATAFYILLSGSLSTAIDTPSGPRVVDRLSPGQMFAIRQIFRGTPSPVSLVADEASEVIAIPDSAMQRMLDKNHKLATDIDTAIDSRADMMRALISNGADVETDDTAERARSRA; translated from the coding sequence ATGACAAACATCCCGTGGTCCAGCTTTCTCGCGTGGGCGGCCGTTGTCGTCCTCGGCTATCCTCTCGTCACCCTTGTCCTTTCCGAGGTCACCCGGCGCATGGAGGGCTCCGAAACCACCCGCCCGCTGAAGGTGATCCAGAATGCCGTTCTGCCTGCTGTCGCCTTATGGGTCTTGATCCATAAGCTCTCGTCGCTCCCTTCCGACGGCGTAGCCTTCAAGGTCATCGATACCATTGTCGGCATACTCGTGCTCTATGCGGTCCTGCTGATCGGGCAGACCGTTCTCCTGGCGGCGAGACGTGCGGTCGATGGACGGGCTCAGGCGCCCAGGCTTTTCCACGAGCTCGGCGCAGTCTTCATCGTCATCGTGGGCGGCGCCTTCATCATCTCCACGGTGTGGGATATCAAGCTTACGACGCTGTTCGGCGCGCTCGGCGTCGGATCGGTCGTCCTCGGGCTGGCGCTACAAAGCGTGATCGGCGGTCTCGCCAATGGCCTCATCGTGCTCTCCGGCCGACATTTCGCCATCGGCGACTGGCTGCGTCTCGACCAGGGCTACGCCAAGGTCGTTCAGGTCGACTGGCGTGCCGTGACTCTGGAAGCTGGCGGGGAGCGGATCGCCGTGCCGAGTTCGAAGATTGCAGGGGACACCTTGCGGATCGTGCGAAATGGGCAACCGTTCGGGGCAGGCACGTCGATCGTCGTTCCTTCGGCCTATCCTCCGGACCAGGTTATCGCTGCCTTGACCGAGGCCGCGCGAAGCATTCCAGAGAGCATCGGTCCCGACAGCGCCAGCTGCCAGGTCGCGGAATGGACTGCCGGCGGTATTCGCTATGCAGTGGGTGTGTTGGTGGACGAGCCGGGCAAGATAGGCCGTGCATGCAACACGCTTCTCGACCGCATCTGGCACGTTCTGCCGCGACACGGCATCTCCCTCATGCGGACCGGGGACGGCAAGGTCGTCGAAGTGATTGGCGGTGCGCTCGACTGGGGAGTGACGGCCGAGGAGCGAGTTCGGTTGATCGTCAACAGCGGTGCACTGCGCGGCCCGGTGACCGGTATCGAGGAGCTTGCCGAAGCGTCGCGGATCGAACGCTACGCGCCTGGTGAACTATTGCTCGCACACGGCGCGCCCGCCACCGCTTTCTACATTCTGCTTAGCGGCAGCCTCTCGACTGCGATCGATACCCCCAGCGGCCCCCGCGTCGTTGATCGGCTGTCGCCCGGGCAGATGTTTGCCATCCGCCAGATTTTTCGCGGGACACCAAGCCCGGTGAGCCTCGTGGCGGACGAAGCTAGCGAGGTGATCGCTATTCCTGATTCAGCCATGCAGCGTATGCTGGACAAGAACCACAAGCTGGCCACCGATATCGACACCGCAATCGACAGCCGCGCCGATATGATGAGAGCATTGATCTCGAACGGAGCTGATGTGGAGACGGACGACACGGCCGAGCGCGCTAGAAGTCGTGCCTGA
- a CDS encoding cache domain-containing protein gives MLRRLSIRSKLLAILLLGGIACTAATGLVADRSGSQSLGASIFGQLTTLRESKKSEVERYFAELERQFVVLSRAPATIDAMVAFTSGYKTLQGEHEPPPELLSFYEKDYLPKIESLVEGELSAASYMPTDPLALRLQTDYIARNSFPVDEKQKLLSAGTGTSYDIAHERYHPFLTRAAEASNLSDIMLVDAQTGTVVYTIYKGIDFGSNVVDGPLAQSGIGRAFASALRDGTSDGSVVLEDFRAYPPSLLAPAAFIAVPIIRDGQTLGILIAEVSKDDLDAVMTSNGRWADVGLGKTGEAFLVGPDHRMRSGSRFQRETPDSYFAALSRVGISDADIERIRRFNSAVLNQPDNSRAAEEALRGQSGTDILQDYRGVDVLASWAPIDVLGTRWAILAKRMSRRRSRLSASSGGAWSRSRRPPPPSSPLSHFLRQVHSPGQSVKCWPESIDSPPVTRRHEFPSTAATNSANSVARSIPWPTRLPHAATRSPRRPASMKRSCATSFPKSSPSGSKWARNRWPRSSRTSRSR, from the coding sequence ATGCTGCGCCGATTGTCCATCCGCTCCAAGCTGCTAGCCATCCTGCTTTTGGGCGGCATTGCGTGCACGGCCGCGACCGGCCTTGTCGCCGATCGCAGTGGATCCCAATCACTGGGTGCATCGATCTTTGGTCAGCTGACGACTTTAAGGGAGAGCAAGAAATCCGAGGTGGAGCGCTACTTCGCAGAGCTTGAGCGGCAGTTCGTTGTCTTATCGCGAGCTCCTGCCACGATCGACGCCATGGTCGCCTTCACCAGCGGATACAAGACATTGCAAGGCGAGCACGAGCCGCCGCCCGAGCTCTTGTCCTTCTATGAAAAGGATTACCTGCCGAAGATCGAGAGCTTGGTCGAAGGTGAGTTGAGCGCCGCCTCCTATATGCCGACCGATCCGTTGGCGCTGCGTCTCCAGACCGATTACATCGCTCGCAACAGCTTTCCCGTCGACGAGAAGCAGAAGTTGCTCTCCGCCGGGACTGGAACGTCCTACGACATTGCGCACGAACGCTATCATCCCTTCCTCACGCGGGCTGCCGAAGCCAGCAATCTCAGCGACATCATGCTCGTCGATGCGCAGACCGGCACGGTCGTCTACACGATCTATAAAGGCATCGATTTCGGCAGTAATGTCGTCGACGGTCCGCTCGCGCAGTCGGGCATCGGCCGCGCGTTTGCATCGGCCTTGCGCGACGGGACCTCAGACGGTTCCGTCGTACTGGAAGACTTCAGGGCGTATCCACCTAGCCTTCTCGCCCCAGCCGCTTTCATAGCCGTGCCAATAATTCGCGATGGGCAAACGCTCGGGATACTGATCGCCGAAGTCTCAAAAGACGATCTCGACGCCGTCATGACTTCGAACGGGCGATGGGCGGATGTGGGTCTCGGCAAAACCGGCGAAGCCTTTCTCGTCGGCCCGGACCACAGGATGCGCAGTGGCTCGCGCTTTCAAAGGGAAACTCCCGATTCTTACTTTGCCGCATTGAGCAGAGTCGGCATCAGTGATGCGGACATCGAACGCATCCGCCGCTTCAATTCCGCGGTTCTGAACCAACCCGACAATAGCCGGGCCGCCGAAGAGGCGCTCAGGGGTCAGTCAGGAACGGACATCCTCCAAGATTATCGCGGTGTCGATGTCCTGGCCTCCTGGGCACCGATCGATGTCCTGGGGACACGCTGGGCCATTCTTGCCAAGAGGATGTCGCGGAGGCGCTCGCGCCTGTCAGCGAGTTCCGGCGGCGCGTGGTCCAGGTCGCGGCGGCCGCCGCCGCCGTCCTCACCCTTGTCTCACTTTTTGCGGCAGGTGCATTCACCCGGCCAATCCGTGAAGTGCTGGCCGGAGTCAATCGACTCGCCGCCGGTGACGAGAAGACACGAATTCCCGTCAACGGCAGCGACGAATTCAGCGAACTCAGTCGCGCGTTCAATACCATGGCCGACGAGATTGCCACACGCAGCGACAAGATCGCCCAGAAGACCGGCGAGTATGAAGCGCTCTTGCGCAACGTCTTTCCCGAAATCGTCGCCGAGCGGATCAAAATGGGCGAGGAATCGGTGGCCGAGGTCGTCAAGAACGTCGCGGTCACGGTGA
- the selD gene encoding selenide, water dikinase SelD, producing MTEAPPRLTSLAHGGGCGCKLAPSVLQQLLAEQAQSNPFRQLLVGTETGDDAAVWQIDDTTCVLATTDFFMPMVDDPYDFGRIAATNALSDIYAMGGRPIMALAILGMPLDKLPTHTVREILNGGRDICATAGIPVAGGHSIDTPEPIYGLAVIGTCRPADIRRNSEARPGDALILTKGLGVGIYSAAIKRQALPRGGYEEMIASTTLLNRIGADLALDASVHAITDVTGFGLIGHALEMARGSGCALVIRDQDVPVFAQAASLAEQGFVTGASRRNWASYGDAVRLSNGMPEWRRHLLTDPQTSGGLLIACDNADALAETIVARGYPSARVIGRVERGRPVVTIEE from the coding sequence ATCACCGAAGCACCTCCGCGCCTGACCAGCCTTGCTCATGGCGGCGGTTGCGGCTGTAAGCTGGCGCCCTCGGTCCTGCAGCAACTTCTCGCAGAGCAGGCGCAATCAAATCCCTTTCGGCAGCTCCTTGTCGGCACAGAAACCGGAGATGATGCCGCGGTCTGGCAGATCGACGACACGACCTGCGTGCTCGCGACCACCGATTTCTTCATGCCGATGGTGGACGATCCGTACGACTTCGGCCGCATCGCCGCGACCAACGCCCTCTCCGACATCTATGCAATGGGCGGACGTCCGATCATGGCCCTGGCCATCCTCGGAATGCCTCTCGACAAGCTGCCGACACACACCGTGCGGGAAATCCTGAATGGCGGCCGCGATATTTGCGCCACCGCCGGAATACCGGTCGCTGGCGGCCATTCGATCGACACGCCGGAACCGATCTATGGGCTTGCCGTGATCGGCACCTGCCGGCCGGCGGACATCCGGCGCAATTCGGAAGCCAGGCCGGGAGATGCCTTGATCCTGACCAAAGGACTCGGCGTCGGAATCTATTCCGCAGCCATCAAAAGGCAGGCGTTACCGCGCGGCGGCTATGAAGAGATGATTGCTTCGACGACCCTTCTCAATCGGATCGGGGCCGACCTCGCCTTGGACGCGAGCGTGCATGCGATCACGGATGTGACCGGCTTCGGCTTGATCGGACACGCCCTCGAGATGGCGCGCGGCTCCGGCTGCGCACTCGTGATCCGCGACCAAGACGTTCCCGTCTTTGCACAGGCCGCATCACTCGCGGAACAAGGCTTCGTCACTGGCGCATCGCGCCGCAATTGGGCGAGTTACGGCGATGCGGTGCGGCTGTCCAATGGCATGCCGGAGTGGCGGCGTCATCTTCTTACCGACCCGCAGACTTCCGGTGGGCTGCTGATCGCTTGTGACAACGCCGATGCACTGGCCGAGACAATCGTCGCGCGTGGCTATCCGTCGGCTAGAGTGATCGGACGGGTCGAGCGCGGGCGACCTGTCGTAACGATCGAGGAATGA
- a CDS encoding EF-hand domain-containing protein has translation MTASLLLFCTGASTAQEAMYEGQKDQLDANGNGAVNRQEYQSFMTKAFEKLDADDDGSLSQAETANILSADQLAAADINGDGRVGREEFMNRVMKDFAAADKSGDGRLQ, from the coding sequence ATGACGGCATCCCTGCTGCTGTTTTGCACCGGCGCGAGCACGGCGCAGGAGGCTATGTACGAGGGCCAGAAGGATCAACTCGATGCCAATGGCAACGGTGCGGTGAACCGGCAGGAGTATCAGTCCTTTATGACAAAGGCCTTCGAAAAGCTGGACGCCGACGATGACGGCTCTCTCAGCCAGGCCGAGACCGCCAACATCCTGAGCGCGGACCAGCTCGCAGCGGCTGATATCAATGGGGACGGCCGCGTCGGTCGGGAGGAATTCATGAACCGGGTCATGAAGGACTTCGCCGCGGCCGACAAGAGCGGAGACGGCCGCTTGCAATAG
- a CDS encoding adenylate/guanylate cyclase domain-containing protein translates to MGEESVAEVVKNVAVTVIDIDGINVLVTDATQDTLKAVNELISDIDEAALDAGVEKTHSFGETYIAACGLSTPRLDGARRILSFIAAVAEIAERHSRNWSIPLTVKAAVALGDVEVGLVGQQRTVYSMWGLTVLTARRIVFDADANSVRITKPVLEQLPDADGFVKKPSIPINQAEAVDTWQGPIAAASSVTAAA, encoded by the coding sequence ATGGGCGAGGAATCGGTGGCCGAGGTCGTCAAGAACGTCGCGGTCACGGTGATCGATATCGACGGTATCAACGTGCTTGTTACCGACGCGACACAGGACACGTTGAAGGCTGTCAACGAACTGATCAGCGACATAGATGAGGCGGCGTTGGACGCCGGCGTGGAGAAAACCCATTCGTTCGGCGAAACGTATATTGCCGCCTGCGGACTCTCGACGCCTCGGCTGGATGGTGCGCGGCGAATCCTTTCCTTCATCGCGGCGGTGGCCGAGATAGCGGAGCGCCACAGCCGTAACTGGAGCATACCGCTCACGGTCAAGGCCGCGGTCGCGCTCGGCGACGTGGAAGTCGGCCTCGTCGGCCAGCAACGCACGGTCTATAGCATGTGGGGCCTGACGGTGCTCACGGCACGCCGCATCGTCTTCGACGCCGATGCCAATTCCGTGCGCATCACGAAGCCGGTCCTGGAGCAACTGCCGGATGCGGATGGCTTCGTGAAGAAGCCATCCATCCCGATCAACCAGGCCGAGGCCGTGGATACGTGGCAAGGCCCCATCGCTGCGGCGTCGTCTGTCACCGCGGCTGCATGA
- a CDS encoding cation-transporting P-type ATPase — MGEPYLSRPAIEVLQECCSRPTELTSTATRNGLSRLGPNTFADHRREQALAVLLRRFRNPLVLVLIVAAIVTGVVGEGREAVIIGAIILASCGLGFSQEYSASRAVDALKQRITIAHALVSEWSKRLFFEHDRHHRGPRRRARHGRATVPGLIEDARSAGHRQGALPLSVGPEMEATEAHRR; from the coding sequence GTGGGCGAGCCCTATTTGTCGCGACCGGCTATCGAGGTGCTGCAGGAATGCTGCTCTCGGCCTACCGAGCTGACTTCGACCGCGACGCGCAACGGGCTTTCGCGCCTCGGACCAAACACGTTCGCCGATCATCGGCGAGAACAAGCGCTGGCGGTCCTGTTGCGGCGGTTTCGCAATCCGCTGGTTCTGGTCCTGATCGTCGCGGCGATCGTTACCGGTGTTGTCGGTGAAGGCCGCGAGGCCGTCATCATCGGAGCAATCATCCTAGCGAGTTGCGGTCTCGGCTTCAGTCAGGAATACAGCGCGTCTCGCGCGGTCGACGCGTTGAAGCAGCGCATCACGATCGCCCATGCCCTGGTCTCGGAATGGTCGAAGAGGCTCTTCTTCGAGCACGACCGGCACCACCGGGGACCACGCCGGCGAGCAAGGCATGGCCGAGCGACAGTCCCGGGCCTGATTGAGGATGCCCGTTCAGCTGGTCACCGACAGGGTGCGTTGCCCTTATCGGTTGGACCGGAAATGGAGGCGACGGAGGCGCATCGAAGGTGA